In Heliomicrobium undosum, the following proteins share a genomic window:
- a CDS encoding long-chain-fatty-acid--CoA ligase gives MLVHELIRQGTPEKTALIEKNGRYSYATLQETVDRYRRCLYARGVRPGERVGLFCRNSADFIFAYMAIASLGAVVIPLNIMFRPREIGYILSDAGSRHVVTDRALELASAELNDSDLPAQHLLSALREEAPAYGDLPVPDAVLTAEDPCVILYTSGTTGRPKGAILSHRNLVSNARSYTETIHAAESDNYLCVLPMFHSFAWTCCVTTALLNGATITIMEAFQPKEALALIQAHDVNVVTGVPAMYGIYTSVARPEDLAGVRLFVSGGASLPVETLNSFKEKTGQSIVEGYGLSEASPVVTFNPVGRTKPGSIGLPIAAVSVKIVDTEGQELPPGEVGELICQGPNVMSGYFGLPQETATAIRDGWLYTGDLAYRDDEGYIFIVDRKKDLIIVGGLNVYPREVEEVLYAHPSVKEAAVIGTPDKTRGEAVRAFVVVREGVELNRKELMAYLRTNLATYKLPREIVELEALPRNATGKVLKKELKTL, from the coding sequence GTGCTCGTCCACGAACTGATCCGGCAGGGCACTCCGGAAAAAACGGCCCTCATTGAAAAGAACGGCCGTTACAGTTACGCCACCCTCCAGGAGACGGTCGACCGCTACCGCCGCTGCCTCTACGCCCGCGGCGTGCGCCCCGGCGAACGGGTTGGCCTCTTTTGCCGCAACTCGGCCGATTTCATCTTCGCCTACATGGCCATCGCCAGCCTCGGCGCCGTCGTCATCCCCCTCAACATCATGTTCCGCCCGAGGGAAATCGGCTACATCCTCAGTGACGCCGGTTCCCGCCACGTCGTCACCGACCGCGCCCTGGAACTGGCCAGCGCCGAGTTGAACGACAGCGACCTGCCGGCCCAGCACCTGCTATCGGCATTGCGGGAAGAGGCGCCCGCCTACGGCGACCTCCCCGTACCTGATGCGGTCCTCACCGCCGAGGATCCCTGCGTCATCCTCTACACCTCCGGGACGACGGGTCGACCGAAGGGCGCCATCCTCTCCCACCGCAACCTGGTCAGCAACGCCCGTTCCTATACGGAGACGATCCATGCCGCCGAATCGGATAACTACCTCTGTGTGCTGCCCATGTTCCACAGCTTTGCCTGGACCTGCTGCGTCACAACAGCGCTGCTTAACGGCGCGACGATCACGATCATGGAGGCCTTCCAGCCCAAGGAAGCACTGGCTTTGATCCAAGCGCACGACGTCAACGTCGTCACCGGCGTGCCGGCCATGTACGGGATCTACACCTCCGTTGCCCGGCCCGAGGACCTGGCCGGCGTCCGCCTCTTCGTCTCCGGCGGCGCCTCCCTGCCTGTCGAGACGCTCAACAGTTTTAAAGAAAAAACAGGCCAGTCCATCGTTGAGGGTTACGGCCTCTCCGAGGCGTCGCCGGTGGTCACCTTCAACCCCGTCGGACGGACGAAGCCGGGCTCCATCGGCCTTCCCATCGCCGCCGTCTCCGTCAAGATCGTCGACACCGAAGGCCAGGAACTGCCCCCCGGCGAGGTGGGCGAACTGATCTGCCAGGGGCCGAACGTCATGTCCGGCTATTTCGGCCTGCCCCAGGAGACTGCAACGGCCATCCGCGATGGCTGGCTCTACACGGGCGATCTGGCCTACAGGGATGACGAGGGGTACATCTTCATCGTCGACCGGAAAAAGGACCTGATCATCGTTGGCGGCCTCAACGTCTACCCGCGGGAAGTCGAAGAGGTCCTCTATGCCCACCCGTCCGTGAAAGAGGCCGCTGTGATCGGCACGCCCGACAAAACGCGCGGGGAGGCGGTTCGCGCCTTCGTCGTAGTCAGGGAAGGCGTCGAGTTGAACCGGAAGGAACTAATGGCTTACCTACGGACTAACCTGGCCACCTATAAATTGCCACGGGAGATCGTCGAACTGGAGGCCTTGCCGAGGAACGCCACGGGCAAGGTGTTGAAGAAGGAACTGAAGACGCTGTAA
- a CDS encoding DUF4288 domain-containing protein, whose translation MKYLKTIINDAQKNWYAVKILFESIHSGTANLDKIDEADYDSSKKLYEESIILVEAATIKNAYEIAEEQAYRTEHEYLNTYEQLVKWRFVKLLHVFELNDNQLNSGTEVYSRFIHARKEDDIKDIINRYYPEALDPKEEPKPDG comes from the coding sequence GTGAAATACTTGAAGACAATAATAAATGATGCTCAAAAGAACTGGTACGCTGTTAAAATATTGTTTGAATCAATACACTCTGGCACTGCCAATCTAGATAAAATTGATGAAGCTGATTACGATAGCAGTAAAAAACTCTATGAAGAAAGTATTATTCTAGTAGAAGCTGCAACAATCAAAAATGCATACGAGATTGCTGAAGAACAAGCTTATAGAACAGAGCACGAATACTTAAATACTTACGAACAGCTAGTGAAATGGAGGTTTGTAAAATTACTTCATGTTTTTGAACTAAATGATAATCAATTGAACAGTGGAACAGAAGTCTATTCGAGATTTATACATGCAAGAAAAGAGGATGACATCAAAGATATTATTAATCGTTATTATCCTGAAGCCCTAGATCCGAAAGAAGAACCTAAGCCGGACGGATGA